In the genome of Tsukamurella paurometabola DSM 20162, the window GCTTGAGTTCCTGCAGGCACACCACATCGGGCTGCCGCGAATCGAGCCATTCCAGCAGGCGGCCGTGCCGCTGTTTGACCGAGTTCACATTCCAGGTGGCGACGCGCATGACTCCACCGTATCGGGCGCCGCCGACAGGTCAGGGGCGGACGTCGATCCACTCGATGTAGGCGCTGCCGCGCACCGGCTTCGACTCGAACGTGCCCGCGTAGCTGTAGGCCGCCACGTAACCGGGGCCGTGCCCGTAGCGCCACGGCGAGTCGACCACGCAATCGATCTCCAGGACCCGGTCGCGGCCCTCGCAGACGGCCCAGGTGAACCGGTTCGGCACCCGCATCGAGCGGCCTTGCTCGTCGACGCGGGACTCCCACTCGGTCACGTGCAGTGCCACATCGTCGTACACCTGCGCCGGCTCGCCCAGGCGCCGCACGTGCAGCAGCCGGCACGCCACGTTCTCGCGGGCGCGCACGTCGGTGAGCAGCAGCTGCGTCGACGGGTCGACGTCGATGATCTGGTATGTGAAGAAGTCGATCGGCAGCTTCAGCGGTGCGGGCACGGGGCGCGGTGTGAGTGCCTGCGCCATACCGCGGATGCGGGCGTACTCGAAGGTGCCGAGACCGGAGACCTGCACCCCGTCGACGGTGCCGGTGTACGGCGCAGCGAGGCTGAAGTGATCGTACAGAGGGGTTTTCACGAAGTAGGAGACCTGATCGGTGACCTGCAGGGTGAGGTCGACGTCGAAGCCCGGGTAGCGTCCGCGCACCGTTACAGTCGGTAGGTCGACGGTGATCGTCAGCTCGTCGCCCCAGTGCAGCGACGAGCCGTCGGGCGCGAAGTCGCAGTCCGTGCTCGCGTCGTAGGCCCGGTAGAAGTGCTGGTCGTCCTTGGCGGTCGACGACAACACCGTGGTGGTGTTACGGGCATCCGGCGCTGCGAGATAGTCCTGATCGAAGACCTCCGCTCCCGGGGCGCCGATCAGCGTCATCGTGTTCACGTACCGATGCGGCGCAGGCAGATCCGGAACGAAAACGCCGAAATGCGTCGTGCCCCACAGCCGGGAATCGGTGTGCGGAACCATCACGTCGTGGTGAGCGAAAGGCGTTCGCGAGGCGGCGAGACGTCCGGAATCGGTGGCTGAGAACAGGGCGGTGCCGAGTGTGGCAGCGAGGGTGGAGAGCGTGTGCGGCACGTGCGAGTCCCCTGATCTGATAGATATCTCGCCAAATCTATCGTTGGCGTGGCGTGAACGTCAAGGACGCATCGGGGAGGATGGAGGCATGGATTCCACCGAGCGGTACACGGCCGCGGCCGTTGCGGCCTCCGCGGTCGTGATCCGCCAGTACTCGACATCGTTCTCGCTGGCCAGCCGGATGATGCCGCGCCGTGTACGCTCGCACATCACATCGATCTACGGGCTCGTGCGCGTCGCGGATGAGGTGGTCGACGGTGCCTGTCCGGTCGATCCGCGCGCACATCTCGATGCACTGGAGGTGGCCACGGAGCGCGCGATCGAGACTGGTTTCAGCACCGACCTGGTGGTGCACGCCTTCGCGAATACCGCGCGCGCAACCGGATTCGGCACCGAGCTCACGCGCCCGTTCTTCGCTTCGATGCGCGCCGACCTCACCCCCGCGCCGCATACGGCCGAATCGCTGGCGCAATACATCTACGGTTCCGCGGAAGTAGTCGGGTTGATGTGCCTGCGCGCCTACCTCCACGGGGCGGCGCCGTCGGACTACGAAGCGCTCGCATCCGACGCGAAACGCCTGGGCGCGGCGTTCCAGAAGATCAACTTCCTGCGTGACCTCACCGATGACGAACTGCGCCTGGGCCGCGCCTACCTCCCCGAGCTGACGCCCGACGCCTATGCGGCCGCGCTCGCGGACGCTCGCGAGGACCTGGAACAGGCCCGACGGGGCATCGCCCGACTCCCAGGTGATGTGCGGCGCGGCGTGCGCGCCGCCGCCGACCTGTATTCCGCTCTGCTGCACCGGCTGGAGGCCGCCGGGCTCGACGGTGCCCGCGCCGGTCGTGTCCGCGTCCCCGCGGCCTCGAAGCTGCTCGCGGTGGTCCGCGGCGTCCGCTGACCCGCGGTCCCCTCTTGTCCCGGAGGTTCGCGCCTGCTATATCTAGATACAAATCGTATCTAGATAGGGTGGTGGAATGGCGCTGGACGATTGGCCCGAGCGCGACCGGCGGTGGGCGGCGCGCTACATCCTGTGCCTCGCCGTGAAGCAGGACGTCTCGTACGAGGCGAGCGAGGCGCGGCAGGCCGAACTGATCGCCGCCGTCGAATCGGCCGGACTGCCCGCCGCCGAACTGTTCGGTGATCCGGATGAAGCGGCGGCCGCCGACGGCGCCGATATTCGCTCCTCG includes:
- a CDS encoding phytoene/squalene synthase family protein → MDSTERYTAAAVAASAVVIRQYSTSFSLASRMMPRRVRSHITSIYGLVRVADEVVDGACPVDPRAHLDALEVATERAIETGFSTDLVVHAFANTARATGFGTELTRPFFASMRADLTPAPHTAESLAQYIYGSAEVVGLMCLRAYLHGAAPSDYEALASDAKRLGAAFQKINFLRDLTDDELRLGRAYLPELTPDAYAAALADAREDLEQARRGIARLPGDVRRGVRAAADLYSALLHRLEAAGLDGARAGRVRVPAASKLLAVVRGVR
- a CDS encoding DUF6670 family protein; protein product: MFSATDSGRLAASRTPFAHHDVMVPHTDSRLWGTTHFGVFVPDLPAPHRYVNTMTLIGAPGAEVFDQDYLAAPDARNTTTVLSSTAKDDQHFYRAYDASTDCDFAPDGSSLHWGDELTITVDLPTVTVRGRYPGFDVDLTLQVTDQVSYFVKTPLYDHFSLAAPYTGTVDGVQVSGLGTFEYARIRGMAQALTPRPVPAPLKLPIDFFTYQIIDVDPSTQLLLTDVRARENVACRLLHVRRLGEPAQVYDDVALHVTEWESRVDEQGRSMRVPNRFTWAVCEGRDRVLEIDCVVDSPWRYGHGPGYVAAYSYAGTFESKPVRGSAYIEWIDVRP